From the genome of Penicillium oxalicum strain HP7-1 chromosome VII, whole genome shotgun sequence:
TTAGCATCTGGCGATGAGCATACCAATCCAGTTCAATTCGAATCTATATGGCAGGACTCGAGAGAATACTTAGCGAAAATTCAGGTTCCTTGTACCACAAAGAAAAGATGCGACAAGTGTAGAATCTTCGACCGTATATGCATTAGTATACTATTTTAGAGTAAATATACACAACTCTTCCCTTTGAGAAGCATGCTTCGGGACCTGGACCAACGGTCTTTGTTTATAGCCACATCACCAGATCCTTCAACTTCTGGAAATCAGGAGTTCCCAGACCAGTAACAGGGTCCCAGCCCTCGGTGGCGTTCCAATGAGCGCCGGGAATAACCAGACTGCCGCTCACGGGCTGGTCGCTCTGGGGGTCAATACCGCCGCACCCGTAGGAGCTTCCGCCGGTGATGTCGTTAAGACCCTTCTGGCCAAGGGAGTACAGGAAGGGGTTGAGGAAACCAAGAGGTCCCTTGCCAGCGCGCAGACGGGCATCGTTCAAAAGACCGACAATGGCGGCAAAGACGGGCGCGGCAGCGGAGGTACCACCAGTAAGGCCCTTACGACCCTGATAGATGATCTCGTAGCTGTGGGGAAACGGTCAGAAAAATGAAGGGGGGTGGAACGGACAGCGTCGTCGAATCACAGGTCCAGAAACACTTACTCGGGGTACAGGGAGTGGGCGGAAACGTCGGGGAATCCACGACCGTTAAAATCGGTGTATTGGCCATAGTATTTCTTGGTTTCCTTGCTGATCTTCTCGAGGTAGCCCTCAACAGCGGGATATTGGTACCAAGCACgagggaagatggaggagaaacCGCCGGAAGAGGCATTCCAGGCAACCTCGGGCATCACATCGGAAGTACCGCCGACAGCAGTCACGTATGGGCAAGTGGCGGGGAAGATAGGCTGGAATTGGGGGGTCTTGCCATCGCGAGACTGGCAAGCAGAGCCCACACCTTCAACGGACAGAAGAGTCAGAATCCCGAGGTATAGATAGTTATGCATCAACCAGTCAAAAGGGGGGAGACCTTACCCTCGTCACCAGAAGAGTGGAGAATGGTCAAGCCACGCAGGGTGTTGAGACCAATCAGATTGCAGACACGCTGAGCATACTTGATAGGAACGGTCTATAGCGAAGGCCATCAGTTAATGAACTATCCTCCTCGCAGTGAAAAGTTATAAATGACACAATTCATACCTGTTCATCATCACCGTAAGAGTTGGAGATCACTTGGGGGAGCTCAGAGTTATGCTTGGAGAGCAAGTACTCGTAGAAGATCAAGTACGGCTCGTTGGAGTCGCTCGCCTCAGTTGGCTCGTCGGCATCGGGAATAAAGGGCCTGCACGATATGTTAACAGTTCACTCTTTCCATCCACGCATCTTGCGTAACTGTCACTTACGCAACACCGCCAGTGATGTACTCATGAACAGGCAGAGGGTGCGCGACACCGACGATGTTTTGCACATCCAAGTTCGCCTCCCCAATGTCGTTCACATTGGCACTCTGGTTGTTCACACCACCATTCAAAACCTCCACCGTGAAGCTCTGAGAAGGGATGTTGAAGGTCTTCTCGTATGTCTCCAAGTCGGCGTAGATGGCGGATTGGTTCAAGAAGCTGCCAAACCCGATGCGGCTCCCGGCTGCCGGGTCAGCCTGGTAATCACCCACGTTGTACATCTGCTTCAGACACGACGGAGTGATGACCTTCTGACACGAAGCGTCGACCTCGGTAGTGATTGTCTTGCGAGCCTCGATATGGTGTGACATGATTGGAGCTGGGGCGGCGCTGCGAG
Proteins encoded in this window:
- a CDS encoding Tripeptidyl-peptidase sed4; its protein translation is MHSTVYAGLLCALAGQSMAVVWESAAGGVPNSWSLVDKPSTDTNMALSIALTRKNFDKLEAKLAEVSTPGKGSYGKWLSKDDIDTHFPVVDDAPVMKWLKSAGITNVARDGAVVSFSGSVDKINKLLDTSFAYYKNGDSVKLRTAEYSIPDHLTDHIDVISPTVYFGKTRSAAPAPIMSHHIEARKTITTEVDASCQKVITPSCLKQMYNVGDYQADPAAGSRIGFGSFLNQSAIYADLETYEKTFNIPSQSFTVEVLNGGVNNQSANVNDIGEANLDVQNIVGVAHPLPVHEYITGGVAPFIPDADEPTEASDSNEPYLIFYEYLLSKHNSELPQVISNSYGDDEQTVPIKYAQRVCNLIGLNTLRGLTILHSSGDEGVGSACQSRDGKTPQFQPIFPATCPYVTAVGGTSDVMPEVAWNASSGGFSSIFPRAWYQYPAVEGYLEKISKETKKYYGQYTDFNGRGFPDVSAHSLYPDYEIIYQGRKGLTGGTSAAAPVFAAIVGLLNDARLRAGKGPLGFLNPFLYSLGQKGLNDITGGSSYGCGGIDPQSDQPVSGSLVIPGAHWNATEGWDPVTGLGTPDFQKLKDLVMWL